Proteins encoded in a region of the Pieris brassicae chromosome 3, ilPieBrab1.1, whole genome shotgun sequence genome:
- the LOC123707266 gene encoding tumor necrosis factor alpha-induced protein 8-like protein isoform X2 codes for MVATSMEGGAWCARDISLRAQKKFLSRVGGAASARSLVLDEHAAKLLDQFLTVLRQRVEKREAEKLVKHVIKAAVKLGVLRRHGQLSPADDRALDAFRSKFHTVLMAIVSFSEVEFSYDRGFLQDALRDSHQSLKSVVERHLSDKSVSRLAGIFALASREDLLDSLFAGQIDEGVLKLTRMLRKELDKGWL; via the exons CTATGGAGGGCGGTGCGTGGTGCGCCCGCGACATTTCACTGCGCGCGCAGAAAAAGTTCTTATCGCGAGTCGGTGGCGCTGCCAGCGCACGCTCACTTGTGCTTGACGAGCACGCTGCTAAACTCCTCGATCAG tttttaacCGTTCTCCGACAACGAGTAGAGAAGCGAGAAGCTGAAAAATTGGTAAAGCACGTAATCAAGGCGGCCGTGAAGTTGGGAGTACTCCGTCGTCATGGACAATTATCGCCGGCCGATGACCGCGCTTTAGATGCCTTCAGATCTAAGTTTCAT ACGGTGTTAATGGCTATAGTGTCATTTTCGGAGGTGGAGTTTTCCTACGACCGAGGTTTTCTACAAGATGCACTCCGTGACTCACACCAGTCGCTCAA ATCAGTAGTGGAGCGTCACTTGTCCGACAAGTCAGTATCGCGCTTGGCCGGAATCTTCGCTCTTGCCTCACGCGAGGATCTCTTAGACTCTCTCTTCGCCGGACAAATAGATGAGGGAGTGCTCAAACTCACCAGAATGCTCCGGAAAGAACTGGATAAAGGCTGGCTTTAA